The following nucleotide sequence is from Anopheles stephensi strain Indian chromosome 3, UCI_ANSTEP_V1.0, whole genome shotgun sequence.
CTAGCGCACGCTCCCTTTATCTAGTACCCTGTACACTTTCATCTCACTAACCTATCCGTGGGGTGGGCTATGGGTTAGCTTCCAGTAGCCAACCCACTGTCACGATCCCATCCTCTAACCGAGGGTGGCGCGCAGTCGGTTCAGGGTAGCATCGAGCGACTCAAGGTCGGCGCCCTCTGGTGGGTTGGCGCGCATATCCTCCAGCATCTTGATCACGTGATCGGGTGCTGGCGGTTCCGTCGGCAGATGAGCACCCTGCGGCTGGAATCCATTCTCGTCGGCAATGTACACGATCTCGTACCGCACACCGTCCGGTGCGGTGAAGGCGAAGTTGCCGTTGGCGTTGGTTCCGTCGTTACTGGCCTGGGACGCACTGATGCCGTTGCTCGTCTCGTAGTTGTAAGTGTACGAACCGTCCGCATTGATCACGGTGTCCTGGTTAAGGGTTTCGGCGCCGGCTTCatcgccgccaccaccaccgccgccaccgctgCGGGACTGAGACCGCTGGGGGAGAGCCACGACCAGCGAGACTAGGAGGGAGGCAACGACCTGGAAcgtttggaaacattggacggAATTATTAAAATTCTTCAGAAAGGAGCAATTTACTTCACATGTTAGAGTGAGTAGGCAAAATAGTAACTTGTACTAAATGCTTTTAGTACAAGCAAATGTCTATGTGCTCTTTGGGCTTTAGAAGCACCACAGGGATTTTTGTACACTAAGATAAGGACTCGAATGTTTGTTCTAAT
It contains:
- the LOC118513465 gene encoding cuticle protein AMP1A-like translates to MFRKLVVASLLVSLVVALPQRSQSRSGGGGGGGGDEAGAETLNQDTVINADGSYTYNYETSNGISASQASNDGTNANGNFAFTAPDGVRYEIVYIADENGFQPQGAHLPTEPPAPDHVIKMLEDMRANPPEGADLESLDATLNRLRATLG